A genomic stretch from Telopea speciosissima isolate NSW1024214 ecotype Mountain lineage chromosome 7, Tspe_v1, whole genome shotgun sequence includes:
- the LOC122666697 gene encoding universal stress protein PHOS34-like, whose translation METTTTIEKSIMVVGIDDSEVSFYALNWALDHFFVPFASNSPFKLVVVHAKPFPVKVIGIAGAGVAEVLPIVEADIKRIAAKVVEKAKEICHNKSVDDVIVEVVEGDARNVLCETVEKHHASILVVGSHGYGAIKRAVLGSVSDYCAHHAHCTVMIVKKPKPKH comes from the exons ATGGAGACGACGACGACGATAGAGAAATCAATAATGGTGGTGGGTATCGACGATAGCGAGGTCAGCTTCTACGCTCTCAACTGGGCTCTCGATCATTTCTTTGTCCCCTTCGCTTCAAATTCTCCTTTTAAGCTCGTTGTCGTTCACGCCAAGCCTTTTCCTGTTAAGGTTATTGGAATCGCTGGAGCTG GAGTTGCCGAAGTTTTGCCTATCGTGGAGGCGGATATTAAGAGGATAGCAGCTAAAGTTGTAGAGAAGGCCAAGGAGATCTGCCACAATAAATCG GTGGATGATGTAATAGTGGAGGTGGTGGAAGGAGATGCTAGGAATGTTCTCTGTGAGACAGTGGAGAAACACCATGCATCCATATTGGTGGTGGGCAGTCATGGTTATGGTGCTATAAAAAG GGCTGTTTTGGGCAGTGTAAGTGACTACTGTGCTCACCATGCTCACTGTACTGTGATGATCGTGAagaagcccaagcccaagcacTAA